The genomic window ACAAGCGCTCGAGGCGCCCGACATGGTGGCCGCGCTGACGGCCGTCGAAGCGATCCTGCGCGCGCATGCCCCGTTTCCGGCGCTGGCGGTCGATCGCCATTGGAATCTCGTCCGCGCCAATGATGCGGCAACGGCGATGCTATCGGGCGTCGACCCCATGCTCCTGGCACCGCCGATCAACGTGTTGCGAGCCACGCTGCATCCCAAAGGATTGGCCGCGCGCATCGCGAACCTCACCGAATGGCGACACCATCTGCTGGCGCGTCTGCGCGTCGATAGCGACCGTTCGGGCGATCCTGAACTCGCGGCGCTCCATACCGAATTGGCTCGCTTTCCGTGTCCGGTCAGTCGTCAGCCGGCAGGCTCGTTCGCAAGCATCGCGGTGCCCCTCGCGATCCACAGCGAGGCGCATGGTCAGGTACTCTCATTCCTGTCGACGACGACTGTGTTTGGCACCGCGACCGACGTAACGTTGGCGGAACTGACGCTGGAATGCTTCTACCCGGCCGACGATGCCACCCGGCACGCTCTGCTCAGCGTCCCACGTCCGTGATCGAGCGCGCGATGTGCCCCTGATCGTCGAGGAAATTGATCGTTGCGTGTCCGCTCGCCGCGACTTTCAGTTCCAGCCGCTTGCGACCGTCACCATCACGCAGTGCAAGCACCGACGACCTGTCCTCGGTACGGCCGAGAAACGCACGCGGCGCTATCCCGACGCCGGCGGCGCGAATGGAAGCGTCGCGCTCGGCGCTGGCTGGCTCGCGAACCAGCCGGGCGACGGTCGGGAAATCGACCGGCCGATCGGGGCGATCGTTGATGGCAAGCCCCGCCTGCCGCGTGTCTCCCGCTTCTTCGCTGCTGAGCGAAACCGTCTGATCCTGCCGCCACCGATCGAAGGACAAGGCGCCGAGGTTAGTCGGCTTGCCGTTCTTCAGCGCGCCGGAGAATACCAGCCCGCCGTTTTCCGTTCCTTCGTCGTTGTAGAAAATCATGCCTGCCTGTGCGCGATCGGGGTGAGGCGTCTCGCGCCCGGCGACGATGATACCCGGCATGCGGTCCCGCGACGCAATCGTCATGCGTAAGGTGCCGTCGGGCTCGCGGACGTTGATGCGCTGGATGTCGATCGTGTCGAACGTCGCAGGCTTGGGGCCGGCATTCGCGCCAAGCGTCAGCCAGGCGAGGGCGAGCGTGGTGACGGCCGCATAGGCGCCGATCGCTCGTGAGGCATCGAGTTTCATGGGCAATGTTTCCCTGGATTTCCCGTAATTGACCTTGTCAGGCACGACCCAGTTGCTGACTCCTCAGCCCAGCCCCGAGTCGCTTCATTCGTCCGTCTTCGCGAAAGGCGCCGTCTTCGCCAGAGCACGCAAATCCCATCGGATTTGAAGTGGTTCATCCGTAGCCTCGCGGTAGGCGCCGATATGGATGTGCGGTGCCCGGGCATTGCCGTTGTTGCCGTCGATGCCCAACACCTGACCCGCCTCTACCCTGTCGCCGACATGGACCCGAACGTCGGCAAGGTGTCCCATGGTCACGATCACCCCATCCGCGGTTCGGATGCGGACCGTCCCAGCCGGCGGCGGTCCCAGTGTGCCCGGCGTGTTGACCCTCGGATTGTCGTAGACGAATGCGACAACGCCGTTGATCGGGGCCAGGACGTCGGCGTGCCATCCGTACCAGTTCGCGTTGGCGCGACCGTCGCCGCGGTAGAGCTTGGCAAAACCGATATCCCCATCCATGCCCCCGAAGACGAGACAATCCGCTCCCAGCGGGTCACCCGCATATTCCAACTCACCTACCGGATGCTCCGAGCACATGAATCGAAAGCGGAAGATTGGCGCCAAGGTGACTTCCTGGATCGCTCCCCTCGGCATCAGGGCCTTGGGCGGAGGGCCAGGCATGGCGGAAAGAAGTGCGACAATGATGGGAAGCATATTCGTCTCGACTCCGTTATGTTCTTGCGATCATTCCTTCGTGGCTCGCGTAGGTGCGAGAGCGCTGCGATCGCATCAGTTGCGAAGCGGGCGGCCGTCCTCGAACACATTTGCGAAAGCGACTCGCCAATGCTCTCACGTTACTTTCCCTCACCGAAGCTTGCCCTTCGCTTATTCCATCAACGGCCGTTCAAGCGGCAGTCGATCGTCCCACGCCCCGTCGAGGCATCCCAGTCGAGGAAGGTAACGGTCACGGCGTGCATGCGGCCTGCGCCGTCTCTCGCCATGCACTGCTGCGATGCGCCGGGCCGCGTGGGCAGGTAAAGCGGGCACTCCACATGATTGGTTCGCAACCCGGCTTTCCAGAGCGGTGTCATGCAAGCCGGTCCGACCTGCCCCGAAGGCATCATCGTTCCCCTAGGTCCTGGCCGACCTAACCGCTGGCGCTGAACACCGTAGGGTCGAGGCAATCCGGCATTCGCGTCGCCGACATGAGACCTGGGACCAAAGCGAGGAACCGGGGCGACCGGTTCCACGACCTGTGCAATGGCCGCGCTACCGACCAAGATGCCGGCGGCAGAGAATAGGGCTAGTCTGGCGTTAATCGACCGGAAGGTACGATCAGAACTGGTGCTTTGACCTTGGTATTTCCTCGGAATTATCTCCGGACATGATTGATGCAAGGGACGCGGGGTAGATCAGGATTGGCATTCGAGAATGGTCGCGGACGCGCTTGCGCAGCTCGTTATCACGACGAGATCCATTTCTTTGCGCCGAGCCATCGCGCGACCGCACGCTCCGGATCGGGGCCGTCCGAACCAGGGACCATCGCCAATTCGCGCCCATCGGGCTTGACGATGACGAAGGGGTCGAACGACCCGTTGCCGTCCTGGCGATAGCGATGCTGTTGAACGATCAGGAAGCCCCGCCACGGGCCGCTGCGCAACACGCCGTAGAGGGCGCCGTCAGTGACGTAGCGGATCACGCCTGTGCGAACCGCGACCTGATGGATCGCAGGCGAGGTCGCGTAGGCGTCCGCCTCGACATAGACATAGCCGCCGTCGAGCGAGAAGTCGGGATTGGCGAGGCTAGAAAAGTTGCGCTTGGGATCGTTGGAGTAACGGCCGCGGTACAATTCGCGGCTGCGCCCCGTGCGCGTGTCGGTCAGCCACAGCGACGCGGGCGCCTGGCCGCTGGCGCCGGCCGTGCCACGCGTCGGCCGGGTTGAGGCGACGAACTGGCCATCAGGAGAGCGCGCCCTGGGGCGATCTGCGGCCGACGCGGCTGACGACAGCATCACGGTCGAAGCGACGACAATCATCGTCCTTCGTGAGGTGCGCATAAGAGATGTACGCTTCCGGTGAAGGCCGCGTTGTCCTCTGAGGTGGTGTGTCAGGCGGCGACCTGCTTGGGTTGAGGCGGGGTCCAGTTCCAGGGCAGCAGATCGTCGATGTGCCGGGTCGGATGGCCGGGCAGACGGCTGAGGATGTCGGCAAGCCAGGCTTGTGGGTCGGCACCATTGAGCTTGGCGGTCTCGATCAGCGTGTAGAGTGCCGCAGCGCGATGGCCGCCCGCGTCTGAGCCGGCGAAGGTCCAGTTGCGGCGGCCTACCGCGATCGGCCGGATCGCCCGTTCGGCGGCGTTGTTTGAGAGGCAGGCGCGCCCGTCGTCGAGGAAGAGGATGAAGGCGCTCCAGCGCTTGAGCATGTAGTCGATCGCTTGCGCCACCGGAGCCTTGGCCGAGAGCTTGGCACGGTTGGCCAGCAGCCACGCCTTCAACTCGGCGACGAGGGCGGCCGAGCGGGCGCTTCGATGCGCACGGCGGTCGTCCGGTCCGAGGCCAATGATGGTGCGCTCGAGCGCGAAGATCGCGTCGATCCGCGCCACCGCTTCGATGGCGATCGGAGCCTTCCTCAGGTCAGCCAGCTCGAAGAACTTGCGCCGGGCATGCGCCCAGCAAGCCGCCTCGCGGAGCGGGCCTGGTTTGCGACCGGGCTCGTACAGCCGACCGAACCCGGAGAAGGCATCCGCCTGCACGATGCCGTGGAAATCGCCCAGCCAGGTCTCGGCATGCGCGCCAGAGCGGTCGGGGGAGTAGAAGTAGGCCACAGCCGGCGGCTCGGGACCGCCGAAGGGTCGGTCGTCACGCACCACCGTCCAGAGCCGCCCCGTGCGGGTCTTGCCCTTGGCCAGGACCGGTACGGGCGTGTCGTCGAGATGCAGGCGCTCAGCCCCTCGAACATGGGCCTCGATCCGGGTGACCAGGGGCGACAGGGCGGTCGTCACCGCTCCGACCCAGCCGGCCAGCGTCGAGACGTCGATCGGTACGCCCTCGTGGGCGAAGCGCTGGCTCTGGCGATGCAGCGGCAGGTGCAGGCCGAACTTGGCCATCATCACCTCGGCGAGGAGGTTCGGGCCCGCTCGTCCGCGCGGGATCGGATGGAACGGGGCCGGAGCCTGCGCGATCGTCTCGCAGTCGCTGCACGAGAAGCGCTCGCGTACGTGCTGGATCACGACCCAGCGCGCCGGGATCCGCTCCAGGGTCTCGGTGACGTCCTCGCCGAGGTGACGAAGGCGCGTTCCGCCGCAACACGCGCAGGTCGTCGGGCCGGGATGGACGACGCGCTCGCGCGGCAGGTGCTCGGGCAGAGGCCGGCGGGCGGGCTTGCGCCGCGAGGAAGCCGCACCGGAGAGTGCTTCGGGCTCGGCGGCCGCCTGCGCTTGGGTCTCGGCCAGCGTCTCCTCCAGATCCTCCAGGACGAGTTCGAGCTGGTCGATCCGGGCGCTGCGCTCCGAGGAGGTCCCGAACCGTTCTCGCCGCAGCCGGGCGACCTCCAGCTTCAGCCGTTCGACCGCGATCTCCGAGGCAAGCCGGGCCGCCCGCTCGGCCAGGATCATGGCGTGGGCGGCGGCAAGATCCGTGGGAAGCGGCGGGGGCTCGGGCGCGTTCGGCACGCTTGAGAGAAGAGCATATTCTTCAAGCGCTGTAACGCGTTATCCTCAGCCGAGAGCGCTCGGACGCCAGCTCTCCTGCGGCATCCGCCAGTCGATACCCGAGAGCAGGTAGCCGAGTTGCGCCGTCGAGATCGTCACGGCTCCATCCGCCACCGAGGGCCACAGGAAACGGCCGCGGTCGAGCCGCTTTGTGTAGAGACACGCGCCCTGGCCATCGTGCCAGATCACCTTGATCAGGTCGCCGCGCCGTCCGCGGAACACGAACAGATGCCCGCCATGGGGATCGCGCTTGAGCGTCTCCTGGACGATCAGGCCCAAACTGGAAAAGCCTTTGCGCATGTCGGTGTGGCCAGTGGCCAGCCAAACCCGCACGTTGGCCGGCAGCGGGATCATCGGCCCTCCAGGGCGTCGAGCACCCGCCGAAGCGCCGCGGCATCGACGTCGGAGCCGACCCGAACGCGCCGGCCTCTGCCGAGATCGATCTCGATCACCCCGCCGGAGCGACGGCCGCGGTTGGGCTCTCGACCAGGCTCGACCGTCATCGCGGCGGGCGTGGGAGCGATCACGACGGGGACTAGCGCTGGCGTGGGAGCACCGACACGCTCGCACAGCAACTTGCGCCAGCGGAACAGCTGACTGACGTGGAGACCGGCCCGGCGGGCGACATCCGAGGTCGACACACCCGGTTCAAACGAAGCGGCAACCAACCGCTCCTTCTCCGCCCGCGTCCAGCGTCGACGCCGCTCGGCTCTCACCAGTTCGATACCCGCCTGGGTCATGCTCAAGGTCCTAGGATTACTCCTATGACCTCAGCCTCAACGGGCCAGCTCACAAGGTGGCCTTCGCCGGATGCGTACTAAGAGATCCTCCTGCCAAACGGTGAATGCGGTCTTGTCGGCGCCGATGGGCGTGCACCCGGGACAGGGGAATCGCTTCAGGTTTCTTTCGCTTGGATGGGTGTCTGTCGGACGAGGGCTTCGAGGTAGTCGGGATTGAGATTAGCGAGCTTTCTGCGGACCTTGAGGCTGTGACGGTCGTGTGGAGCGCGGACGAGGTTCATGGCCATGTGGCGCACGACCGCCATGTTCTGAGGTCCTGATCCGGTTCGCAGGCGCACGAGGTCGTCATGGACGACGACGTCGAGCACCCAGTGCAGGCGATTTTCGATCTGCCAATGGGCGCGCACGGCCGTCGCGAAGGTCTTGGCATCGAGCTTGGCCGACGAGAGATAGTAGCGCCGCTCGCGCTCGATCCTGCCGGCGCGCTCGACCTGTGTCTCGACCAAGCCGATCATCGCCAGATGGGGCCTGTGCGGCTCATCGGGATAGCGGCGATCCGAGGTGAGCCAAGTCACGTCGTGGCCCACGCTGGCGCGGCGGCGTTCGAGACGGCCATGGTCGTTGTCGATGGTCTCGTCGGTGTCCGCGATCAACGCGCCTGGGTCGGCGAAGAAGCGCACGATGTCGTTGTGGAGGGTGGGACGGTTACCCTTGAGCGCCAGCAGATAGTCGCCGCCCCGGGCCACGATGGTTTCGGCGATGGCGGTCTGGGTCCCCATCGCATCGAGGGTGACGAGTGCCCCCCTGAGTTCGAGCCGCTCCAGGAGGCAGGGGATGGCGGTGATCTCGTTGCTCTTGTCGGCGACGGCCTCCTGGCCCAGCACGAGACGCTGACGGGCGGCCCAGGCCGAGACGGTGTGCAGGGCGGCCCGGCCGGCGGACTTGGCGTGGCAGCGCCGCGAGGTTTTGCCCCTCATCCTGAGCCTGTCGAAGGACGATGGCCATGAGATCGGGCTCGGCCTCGCGCAGGCTCTCGACCCAGGCCGTGAAGCAGGCCTTGAAGAGGTCGGCGTCGAGCGCGTTGACGACGTCGTTGAGGGTGTCGTGGGCGGGCAGGCCGCGCTCGTAGGGCAGGAAGCGGCGCAGGAAGCTCAGGCGCTGCTCACCCCAGAGCCGGATCTCGACGAAGTCGTCCATGCCACAGAGCGTGGCGCACAGGATCAGCAGCAGGATTTCGGGCAGCGGGTAGACCACGCGCCAGCGCTGGCGCGGATCCTCCAGGGCGGAGAAGTGGTCGAGGATCGACAGAGAGGACGGCATGGGCGGCTCACCAGAGGCGAGCCACCGCGTGAATCACAAAACGCCCATCCCGCGAACCAAGGCCTCCTCACGCTGAAGCGATTGCCCTGTGCAGGAGCGGCGGCGGCATTGACGGTGCCGGCGTTCTCGTCTAGGCACCCGCTCGTGTTCGGGGCTCCGGTTTGGAGCCCCGTCGCATTTCATGCGCACCCGCGGGCGGTAACAGCCGCCCTGTCGCCCTCGCCGCTCCGGCGGAGAGGGAGAGGAGGGCGCGTTCCTCAAAAACGTGTTCCAGAGGAACAGCGATGTCGAAACGCGTCCAGGCGAAGCACAAGCTCGATCGCCGCATGGGCCAGAACATCTGGGGCCGCCCGAAGAGCCCCGTGAACCGCCGCGAGTACGGCCCCGGCCAGCACGGCCAGCGCCGCAAGGGCAAGATGAGCGACTTCGGCACGCAGTTGCGCGCCAAGCAGAAGCTCAAGGGCTACTACGGCAACATCACCGAGAAGCAGTTCCGCCGCTACTACGCCGAGGCGATCCGCCTGCGCGGCGATTCCGGCGAGAACCTGATCGGCCTGCTCGAGCGCCGCCTCGACGCCGTGGTGTACCGCTCGAAGTTCGTGGCGACCCCGTTCGCCGCGCGCCAGTTCGTCAACCACGGGCACATCAAGGTCAACGGCCGCCGGGTCAACATCCCGAGCTTCCAGGTCAAGGCCGGCGACGTGATCGAGGTGAAGGAAGCCTCCCGCCAGCTCGAGATCGTGGTCGTGGCCTCGCAGCTCGCCGAGCGCGACGTGCCGGACTACATCGAGGTCGATCACCAGAAGATGACCGCCCGCGTCACCCGGATCCCGGGCCTCTCCGAGGTGCCCTACCCGGTGCAGATGGAGCCGAACCTCGTCATCGAGTTCTACTCGCGCTGATCGGTTCGGGATTTTCCTCGGAATGCGAAAGGGCCGCCCCTCGGGGCGGCCCTTTCTCGTCGCGGCTCATCGCGGAACGCCGCCCGCCAGCAGGCGGGTCAGTTCGGCGGCCGGGCGTTCCCGCGAGAGGCCGACGGCCTGCCCCGACCAGAGCGGGGAGAAGTCGCCCGAACCCCGGGCCTCGGCCGCCATGCGCAGGGGCTGGAGCGCGACCGCCGCGCCGGGAAAGGCCGGCGCCGCCGCGCTGACGGGTCCGAGTTCCCGCACCGCGCGGGTGAGCAGGCCGCGGGCCGGGCGGCCGGTGAGCACGTTGGTCAGCGCCGTGTCCTCGTCGCGGGCCGCGTTCAGGGCCGCGCGGTAGGGCGCGGAGATCCCGGCTTCCGGGCAGCGCAGATAGGCGGTGCCGACCTGCACCGCGCCGGCACCGAGGACAAAGGCCGCGGCGACGCCGCGGGGATCGCCGAGGCCGCCTGCCGCGATCACCGGCACGTCCACCGCATCGACGATCTGCGGCACCAGGGCGATGGTCCCGACCTGCGAGGCCGCCGCGTCGGTGAGGAACATGCCGCGGTGACCGCCGGCTTCCGCCCCTTGCGCGATCACCGCGTCGACGCCGCGCTCGGCGAGCCAGCGCGCCTCCCGCACGGTGGTGGCCGAGGACAGGATCAGGCAGCCCGCCGCCCGTACCCGCCGCAGCAGCGCTTCCGCCGGCAGGCCGAAGTGGAA from Methylorubrum populi includes these protein-coding regions:
- a CDS encoding helix-turn-helix transcriptional regulator, whose protein sequence is MATRTTTVGDVLRDWRGRRRLSQLELAGEAEVSSRHLSFVESGRAAPSRELLLRLAQPLAMPLREQNRLLLAAGYAPMHGEQALEAPDMVAALTAVEAILRAHAPFPALAVDRHWNLVRANDAATAMLSGVDPMLLAPPINVLRATLHPKGLAARIANLTEWRHHLLARLRVDSDRSGDPELAALHTELARFPCPVSRQPAGSFASIAVPLAIHSEAHGQVLSFLSTTTVFGTATDVTLAELTLECFYPADDATRHALLSVPRP
- a CDS encoding M23 family metallopeptidase; this translates as MLPIIVALLSAMPGPPPKALMPRGAIQEVTLAPIFRFRFMCSEHPVGELEYAGDPLGADCLVFGGMDGDIGFAKLYRGDGRANANWYGWHADVLAPINGVVAFVYDNPRVNTPGTLGPPPAGTVRIRTADGVIVTMGHLADVRVHVGDRVEAGQVLGIDGNNGNARAPHIHIGAYREATDEPLQIRWDLRALAKTAPFAKTDE
- a CDS encoding IS66 family transposase, coding for MILAERAARLASEIAVERLKLEVARLRRERFGTSSERSARIDQLELVLEDLEETLAETQAQAAAEPEALSGAASSRRKPARRPLPEHLPRERVVHPGPTTCACCGGTRLRHLGEDVTETLERIPARWVVIQHVRERFSCSDCETIAQAPAPFHPIPRGRAGPNLLAEVMMAKFGLHLPLHRQSQRFAHEGVPIDVSTLAGWVGAVTTALSPLVTRIEAHVRGAERLHLDDTPVPVLAKGKTRTGRLWTVVRDDRPFGGPEPPAVAYFYSPDRSGAHAETWLGDFHGIVQADAFSGFGRLYEPGRKPGPLREAACWAHARRKFFELADLRKAPIAIEAVARIDAIFALERTIIGLGPDDRRAHRSARSAALVAELKAWLLANRAKLSAKAPVAQAIDYMLKRWSAFILFLDDGRACLSNNAAERAIRPIAVGRRNWTFAGSDAGGHRAAALYTLIETAKLNGADPQAWLADILSRLPGHPTRHIDDLLPWNWTPPQPKQVAA
- the tnpB gene encoding IS66 family insertion sequence element accessory protein TnpB (TnpB, as the term is used for proteins encoded by IS66 family insertion elements, is considered an accessory protein, since TnpC, encoded by a neighboring gene, is a DDE family transposase.) gives rise to the protein MIPLPANVRVWLATGHTDMRKGFSSLGLIVQETLKRDPHGGHLFVFRGRRGDLIKVIWHDGQGACLYTKRLDRGRFLWPSVADGAVTISTAQLGYLLSGIDWRMPQESWRPSALG
- a CDS encoding transposase, producing the protein MTQAGIELVRAERRRRWTRAEKERLVAASFEPGVSTSDVARRAGLHVSQLFRWRKLLCERVGAPTPALVPVVIAPTPAAMTVEPGREPNRGRRSGGVIEIDLGRGRRVRVGSDVDAAALRRVLDALEGR
- the rpsD gene encoding 30S ribosomal protein S4; amino-acid sequence: MSKRVQAKHKLDRRMGQNIWGRPKSPVNRREYGPGQHGQRRKGKMSDFGTQLRAKQKLKGYYGNITEKQFRRYYAEAIRLRGDSGENLIGLLERRLDAVVYRSKFVATPFAARQFVNHGHIKVNGRRVNIPSFQVKAGDVIEVKEASRQLEIVVVASQLAERDVPDYIEVDHQKMTARVTRIPGLSEVPYPVQMEPNLVIEFYSR
- a CDS encoding nitronate monooxygenase, translating into MTGHTDFARLIGIAVPIVQAPMVGPKARLAAAVSAAGGLGSLACAALTPDRIRAEVAEIRRETDAPFNLNFFCHEPPAADTSRETAWRALLAPYYRELGLDPAAPVTMADRAPFDEATADVVAELRPRVVSFHFGLPAEALLRRVRAAGCLILSSATTVREARWLAERGVDAVIAQGAEAGGHRGMFLTDAAASQVGTIALVPQIVDAVDVPVIAAGGLGDPRGVAAAFVLGAGAVQVGTAYLRCPEAGISAPYRAALNAARDEDTALTNVLTGRPARGLLTRAVRELGPVSAAAPAFPGAAVALQPLRMAAEARGSGDFSPLWSGQAVGLSRERPAAELTRLLAGGVPR